The sequence below is a genomic window from Wyeomyia smithii strain HCP4-BCI-WySm-NY-G18 chromosome 1, ASM2978416v1, whole genome shotgun sequence.
CCAAATTCATTTTATTTGGAAAAGATCAAACTTATGAAACAATTTTCGTTCTTATACATTTATACGACTGTCTTTTAACAtcgaacattttatttttctacCCTGAAAAATAACCTTCAAATTCGTATTACTCATCGTCTACATGCACAATTGgtacaaactgtattgcatttaAAAGATCAATCTAGTTTTTTTAATCATATTGAATAGTACCATTGTTCAAAATTTCAAGTATGATTTATTGTTTCACTTGAATCAAACTTTAAATGTTAGCTGATGCCCTCCGCGGGGAAAACGTGCGTTTTTGCTACTACTACCCAAATAAATTTCCTGCAACATAAAATTAGAACTAAAACTAGCCTAACTTGATCGCGTAATTAACACCGGAGCAAGTTTTTCACTTTCATTCATGCTTTGGGTAGATCAGTCAGTTACTCATGCGGGGAGAAAACTCAAATCGGAGAGTTTTATCGAACGCGAACTGCCTGCCTTATGACCGATCTGGTCCGGTTTGAGCATGTTATGTAGCTACATCGTATGTACGATGACGATAATTACGTAAGCTCCGACTCCTCTCCCCAAGGGAGAGTTCGTCGTCCGCCCGCGTTGTTACCACCGACCGAGGATATCGGGTAATAGGGGACGCAACAAGCGAAAGTAGGTGGACCACTAGCAATCAGCGGATGGCGAAAAAACGATAAATTGAACAGCCGGTACGCAGAGGGAGCGTCGGATAACTGCGTGGCGCTTCGAGCGAAAACGGGTGCTTGGGGTGCTCTTTCGCAAACTCTGCTGCGTTCGTTCTCGAATGTGACAAGCGGCGTGGATGCAATATGCATACACACGCACGCGAGACAGGAACTATGCAGTACTTACTGACAATACCAAATTACCAATATAAAATTGTCGTTTGTTTTCCGGCCATCCAATTTGTAACGGGTGGTTTTACTCGAAAATGATACGAAATTAGCGGCATTTGCGTAAAGCGTAAACTTGCATTTGCGTAAAGCGTAAACTTGCATTTGCGTAAAACGATGGTAGAGAGTTTGGTTAAGTAATCAAAGTGTGCGCACAGAAAACAGTGGCATCGGTTCTATAAAGGGACGAGTTTTCCTCGTGATACAAATTAAACGCGCACACAGTCAATTGGACGAAATGATAATTATGGTACGATTCAGTGCAGAAATGATGCGCTCCATTTttgaaatggagaataatttataatttcagAATTCTACTTCTAATTGCAGCAATCCCACACCCTACGGTCCTGAGGATACTTTGCTGGGCGTACGCTGGCCTAGCGTAATACCACACACCATGACAGAACTTCCGTATTTGGATATCACATCCGAGTTAACACCTCGTAGCAATCCCGAAGCGGAACGCCTTCGCTTTTGGGATACAAAATACGCAAAGTACAATGGGGACATATTTTAGTTTCTCCTCTCATAGTGAACGGGTGCTTACATTTTCCGAATAGGAATATATTAACTACCGGAATAATCGCTAACTTCCCGTTAGCTTAAAGTATTTCGTTTGTGTATTAGGTTTTTTATGTGCATGATCTTGTACCAGATCTACTCGCAAATCAGACCGATTAGATTAGCGAGCGTGTAGATGCCATTTTAGTGATCGACCAATCAGGTACGGTTCCCAGTGAGTGACGGCTGTAGAAAAGCATACGTTCGTATAGGAATAGATAGAACAAACcaactgactgactgactatGACACTAGCAAATAAACCAACTAACTAAAAGCCTGTTTTAGttaaacatccgaaaaatccATAATTTCTACTGTTGCCTGAAAAAGACAGAAATTCGAAGGCTCAAGCAGACTTTATTTTTTCTGATACTGTTGATACAACTTAAGCAGAAATATTGTTTCGTCAATACCGATTTCGGCGCTGTACAGGCTTTTTACGCGTATCTTAACCTTCTGCAAGATCTCTTTTTCCGGTGGGGTCAAAGTTTCCTGGATTTCCGCAATGTACTCTTCCGATTCACCACGCTCCTTCATCGCTTCCACTATGCTATCCAATCGTTGGCTTTTCTCGATCAAACGCTTGTTAACAGACTTATCATGCGTTGAACGAGTTATAGAATTATACAGTGATTTGTAGCACACCTCGAGTAGCATGGACACAATTTGTGTTTGGTTAACGTAAAACAGAAAGAATGATTTCGGAGCACCAGCATTTCCGCCACCCGGCTTGCGAAAAGCCTGTAtctgtaggaaattttcctcgAGCAGCTTATAGGTTAGCTGCTTCGCGTCCTTAGCTGGAACCATCGCCTCCTTCTGGATGTCTTCCTGTTCGATGTATTTTTTCATTCTAATCACCCGAAAAATTCGAGCGGATTTCGAGCCATACTTTTCCGTGATAATGTTCTCGATGCAACTCCAAATCAGCTGCTCgtgaatttttttcatgttCACCGTGTACTGACCTCCTCCCATGTCCCCGAATTTGCTGACAAAATTAACGGACTCGATTACCGCCACGTACTGATCCAGAAATTTAATCATCTCCAAATTGCTGGATTTTTTCTCGCACAGCTGCTTTAATTCAACGAATGGAATTGGGTTGGAAACCATTTCCCAGGGTTTAGTCCGTGAGTACATCAGCTGTAGCAGGAATCTCAAACACTCAGCGGCATTAGCATCGATTAGTCTTTCAACGGCATTTATCATAATCGCATCTCGAAAGTCCAAATGAAACTTCTCCAAATTAACTAACCAGTGAATTCCTTCATCAGGAGCTATTGTGGTCTTACCTTCCTGCAAGTCGAGCAACTTTCGTAGATCTAGTTCTGgcatttgaaacaattttgggtCCTCGCAATCTAGCATAAGCAGCTCACTATTCGAATCTATCGGTTTTGGCTCAGGAGCCCTCATAAAATAATTCATCGAAACCATATCAGCAAATTTCTGTCGCAAAGTGGTGATAGTGTTTTTATCTTTAACATCCGAAATGGAGGTCGCCTTGAGAATAATGTAGGAAGCCGTTTGGCAGCCAGCCCGTAACAATTCCTCAGTTAGTATTGCTGATTCATGCCCATACTTGGTCTGAATTAGATGAACGTATCGTGGATAGCGTAGAACCATGAGAACCCGCTCGTAGTCCAGTGTGTATTCCGTTGCCGTACCGGCTTTATTAAGCTGAAAACGAGCCAGGCTAAATTTCAACAGAATTGCCAGAGCACGGCAAACCTAGACGAGATAAATGGTATTTAATTGAAGAATAGATTGCTTACTGGTACAAATAAAGTAATGTTACCTCTGATTTCGACAGTTGGGTGCTTTTCACTATCATTGGTAAAGTCTTAGCTACGGCCGCAAACAAATCATCAGCAACTATTCGAACGACCTCTCCAAAGTGCTGCTGCACGACGCAGGAACATAATTTTCCCAGTTGGATGGACATATTCTAAATAAAATACCAAAAATTCCTGTTTACCGCAATCTTGGTGTTTACCACGTTttgacgcaaaaaaaaaacgaagctcAAAACAAACAGAAACCAGCTCGCATCGcattagtcagcctatacaccagagagacgccgagacactcaccgttaaagcaactgtcaacatcaaaacgggtaacggcaatgcaaaattatacaactcgcccgttttgatgttgacagttgctttaacggtgagtgtctcggcgtctctctggtgtataggctgactacatCGCATGCAGACCATGCAGACGCATTCGCATTTGCCAGGGGGATGGCAACATACTGTctattagcgaatttctttattccactgtttgcgggcaaaactgccgaggaataatgaaacgtcatcgccatttaaggcgcaagtaagaaagagatgacagagagaaatgacaaagccaTCGATAAATGACTCATCGttaaggaaactgtcaacatcaaaacgggcgagctgtataattttgcattgccgttatccgttttgatgtgtACAGTTGCCCTAACGGCGAgtgtctctctggtgtatatagcgaacctatacattagagaaatgacaagacactcaccgttaaggcaactgtcaacatcaaaacggataacggcaatgcaaatttatacagctcgcccgttttgatgttgacagttgccttaacggtgagtgtcttgtcatttctctaatgtataggttcgctaggtgTATAGGCTCCCTATGCTATCTCTATGGTAAACGAGTGGAGAGTTTCCCGACCAAAGTGATAAGTATACGGAACTTTTGCTGGACGCCTGCCTCGggactttatttttaaataaagacccgatatgttgcctactgtcaaacgtgtagagCTTAGATAGGGCTGCCCCTTGGCATTTGCAAAACATGACTTTCATGCGAACTGCTGAACAGCAGAGtctatagagtcgcgcgaagagaaaatctatcgttccggcaacacagtttttgtgccgtttgttgccaagaactatacagttctgtttttcaccatgcataagcgaatatcaatttttgaaattcttcacaaggtacacagttttgaaagattacaccggtgatattttgttaaatttaaatgaaccagtgtacaggtttaatgttggattaaaatttgtaagtaaaacttcggaaaaacacatattctttattacgctcaattacaacacttttcatccactcctaacattatcaccttgtttatttacattgctcgattggttccctcgtttgacactgatttggttcctttggtttcatctttgcgggactcttaaatattataaacatagactcttgAACAGCTGTTTCACCCAGTGGCTGGGAACGTTGTCGAAAttaggttgtttagctattcacgaatTTCTGATtgttatatatcagctaaaagagtgtttcATTGTTCTGCTAAAAGAGTGTTTTCAtggttcttcgatttttaaaagaaaaataaaatacttgctacaatgacagtcggtaccaatgaggtatacaaaggtgaggaagaagaaaacATTGGtctgtattagtaacgaaaaaaaggtaaacagaaacacgtgttggggttgtgacgtgatctccaaaaacaagaaaatgccatttggaattgtgttccgcattgtttaacgacgcaggtaggcattttcagccgtaaactgtcataccctgtgaaaattttttgaaaaaaatgtaccgagtattgatttttgggcattgttttttgacttttaCGTCatcaccacatacataagagtATGtgtcatcactgttaacaaaaaagaagccctttaaacccgagactcaaaccatctccgtacctttctataaggcaatccacgttccattgcttgtacgtttgttattgttgtttttcaagttgcaaaaccaaaacacaaccGAACACGAGACCTTTGAGTGTTGGAAAGTAAATCTAAAGTGGTGTTCTATTGTTGGGTAAAGGATTGCCCCACAATACTAGAGCAACCAATCGGACAACTGTTGTTTTTCACACTTTTCGATTCgcattgcatccaagttgcgaccgttcgTACAAACCTGAAGATGTCAAAAGatgaaaacaaactgaaatcagctgatcgcaactgtctcgtggattgccttagatgcaatccggatccagaagcgtgaaaacaaatgttatcctatcggtagctctagtatcgcaagtgccaatcctaaatacaacaataaaaaatcattttttatatcattgccgacattaaaagatttcagTTATGGACGTGTTTTGGTTTTGTAGCtcgaaaaacaacaacaataacaaacgtacaaacagTGAAatgtcacccgtggattgccttattccATTGAGTCGGGAccaatgagcataaaagagaggtgaggaggagagtgcatttttctagtattagtaaatgcttcgaATGTAAACAACTAGAAGAGCTCAATGGTAAATccaaatagctacgtcactatttggcatcaactCTGGCAGAGGGGGGGGCGAGCAGAGGggcgcgtgcaagtgttagtaagtttcctcctcacctctcttttatactcattgaGTCGggacatgggcgaactgtcattgaagcgatttcgggcagttttaattcgtgacaaagatgccagatgtttttgaaaaaagccgcaattgctcgaaaaaccggaaaaatgtgctcgaaatctgaaaaaaatctattcgtgatcgaaaaaatttcactcgcgaaggcaaaagtctgtaaaaatctgcgttttgcagacaaatctgcacatttgaaATCCCTGATTCgtgattgaaaaattgaaagacgatagaaaatttttgaaaatcacgttttgattataaaatgcagctctttcagatgatataaaaaattgaCATAGCTTAACAATCCAATTTattatcagacagtttttccaAAAGGATTCTGAGTTACAATGCTCTAGGAAAATTACTCTTGAATCAAGAAACTTTTCCACCCGTGGAAAATACTCAATTCTGAAtgttaaaaaggttaaaaacgAGTTTTTTTAGATTTCAATCAAGCACTTTTTGATTTTTCGAGCAGTCCCGGACATTTTTTAAAACGTCTGGCATCTCTACTCTGAACGTCACtctataaggcaatccacgggtgacatTTCActgtttgtacgtttgttattgttcactgtttgtacgtttgttactgtttgtacgtttgttattgttgttgtttttcgagctgcaaaaccaaaacacgtcCATAActgaaatcttttaatgtcggcaataatataaaaaatgattttttattgttgtatttaggattggcactcgcgatactagagctaccgatcggataacatttgttttcacgcttctggatccggattgcatcTAAGTTGCGAACGATCGAGCATACATGAAGCTGTCATAAGTTAAAAACAGACagatcagctgatcgcaactgtctcgtggattgccttattggccctgacgactctgttgatattggtttggtttttacttgcgaaagtgaaggagggaaatgtttttgcttttgttttcacacataaattgacaattgcatatgagaattcgcgcaggtgcgaacagccttaaaaatctcttttacttgtgtcagggccaattaccccgttcacactacaccgcatatcacctgatatcaggcgattcgtgctattgaggccatatcaccatttatattacctgatatccaatacaatcgagctgtcaacggacatcacctcggctacatgctatcgcggatatcatgttcgaaaaccaataataactagagttcctcagagggagagataagcgatgaaaaaaaaacgctgatttggcaactaggtttcacatatcaaaggtgccagatctcttctcaaagcgcaatgttcactaactttttttttcggctcgtttaactgatggtgacggtggaagtcctggggaataataagcCGTATGAATAAAAACGAGCATTTATTCCGCTTTGCTAAAATCGAGTAGTCAAGCAGCCACGAAAAGCGTTTGCTCATGTTGGTATGATAAAGGATTTTGCTCTGTTAGATGTTTTCTCCAAATGAGAGTTTACTCTTCGGAAACCAGATTCTGTATGAATAAAGTAACAAAGTAGGAGTGAATGCTAAGTAAATTCTTAGCAAAGCTGATAAAGTCACGAGTATGCTCGGTAGCATGCTCAAGAGACGAAAATGGTTTCGTTCGTAGGctaattttgaagtttttgaaGCAATTATTTGCTAATTTGGTTAATCTATTTACGATCTTAACTACAAACTcatattatttgtttattttgttaatCAATTTACCATCAATATTGATTATATGCAAATTACATTTATTTTTCTCGTCAAATTGTTTTATTAATACCATATTTTTCTCCAATACGAAACgaagaaattagaaaaataatgtaacaataaattaaaatttgtaATAAAAGTTCTTTTATCAGAAGCTGTTCAATGGGAGGGAATATTAAATTCTCGACGCAACGAACATAGTTACAGGAAATAGTTTATACTGTCGTCACGTCACCTACAGAATATTAAATGATATGCAAAATGAGGGATTCCTTAAAATTATTTGTAATGTCATCAATAAGTACAGTTAGCATTTGATTGTTATGCCCAAATTACATAAGATAAAGGTGAAATGATCATTTTTCAGGCAGGATATAGATACTAGTGCCACTGACCAGAGTTCATAAACGGCTGAGCAGTGCGAACAAGTAGTACAACCGTACtaattggcataaaatagaccccaaagtggtccaaagcataatgcccagcaattcCTCTCTCTACCTTCACATGGTCGCGATTGGGGtacgagcaaccaagagaaGATCGGTGAatcggtgggaacttggtcataCCGGGACCGGATTCTGCttgatcagctagaaccccgccatttcgacatcgttgcgctccatgAGCTTCGCTGGAAAGGAGAGAAgatacggaggatttgtggccgcagggcacagtactaaCAGAGCGGTAGCataaccaatgagctgggtaccggctttatagtgctaggcaggatgcagagtcgtgtgatcaagttgCACGCGATCAGCGACAGGCTTTGTTTGTTGAGACTGACAGGCCGGTTCTACAGCTACactattctcaatgtgcactgccctcacgaagaaagacccgatgtagagaaaaaGTGTCCTAAGCACAGCTGGAGAAAGTCTACGATacctgctcgcgtagagacatcaagatcgtcatcgggaacATAAGCGcacagatcggtagggaagataTTTATAAGCCGGCGATCGGCCCGCACGGCCTGCACACTGTGACGAACGtcaacggccagcgatgcgtcaacttcgcggCTTCtcgaggactggcagtccgaaaaGACATACGCAAAACaccctggagatcacctgaccaacgtacagcaaaccaaattTGCCATGTTCTCGTCATCGCTTCTCGAGGACgactggtgcagcattcgcacagctatcgagAGACAGCAACGGCGGTACTAGGAGTgaaagcaccgagtggcagaaatgACTAGTATAACGGAAAGTGCGGGGCAgtggtgaatgagaagaaccggacctgggcgatatacctagaaagagaacaaggccaattacaaacgggtacGGAACGATATGACCACGACTCTCAGACataagaagcgccagcaagaggatcgtaaACATGAGGAACTGGATCAGCTGGAACTGGAAAACCGAAATatatgcgagcgagaggctctaAGAAGAACAACATctgcctcccaactcaagtttctgtagacggcgatgagcttgaggtggtcaacgagctcgtgtatttggggtcactagTGACCACCGACAATGAcgccagcaaagagatccagagacgcattcaGGCTGGAAATCGTTCACTTCGGAAGGTACTTTGATCGAGTTGATTGTGAAGACGCACGcggttgacgctgtacaaaactctgataaaaccggtagtcctctacaaaatcgagacaacaacgcttctcgcggagaaCCTTAACGCCagtggagttttcgaacgggcggggctgcggactatctacgatGGAGTGGCTCGACCGATCGAatgagacttgcgagtgatgagacgcctAGGGAACTAGcggaacacagcccaaaaccaagCCACATGGCGACAACTTTTGATatagcacgagccaccacggctctcgtctgattggttcCTTACTAAAagccaaagccttggtgctacattccgattcggaacttgaccttctgtttatttatacacagacttcgcagccgactatttagtgtacaggacaattgcggggctacgatcctactgacactaacagtctctcccgagacgagactcgaacctacgacgactggcttgttaggccagcatcgtacctcgagaccatctggaagCTAATGGTTCCTTACTACAGAAGCTATAAAAATTTCGTTTTCTTCCGTAGATTCTTCGGATTTCTGAAAATTTCCACGGATTTATCCATATACTGTACGGTCTGTCCCGAAATAAAATGATACAAGTTGTAACGACAGATAAAGTAGTTTTCCGATTAACAGTACAGAAAAAAAGTTCGTCATGCCAGAGAACTACCCTGCCAGTCCCTAGAACAAATGCGTAGATCTATGGGAAAATCCGTGGATCTGGCAAACCTGCTTCAGACGTTGTTTTACAGTCTTATTGACGAAAAATGGTTTCCATTCTTGGTGTCTTTTTGaaactgaaaaatgtattcaagtAAACCGTTATTACTTCCGTTTCCTCTGGTAGCTGGATTTGAAATTATGGATAAAAATTGTCGTCAAGAAAAAAGTTACCTGACTCGCAGAGAAAgcaacgaaaataattttaaaagtttGTATCGCTTCACTCGTGAACACGTTGATTTTTTGGCCAAGACTTTCCTCgatgattacaatgaaatccgAGGAGGAGCATTaaataatgttcaaaaaatGAAATGCTTTTTGCGGTACATAGGCGATCCCGGTTTTCAGGTACCTAAAATGAATCTATAACTTTGCTTccatcaatatcaatattttcaaCAGGTAGGTGTAGGTGAAGACCTGGGCTTCCACCAAACTACAGTCTGTAAGACACACTGGTTTGTAGCTAAAAAAATTGCTGGGAATGCGAAAGATGGATTTTAACATCCTACATACGAAAGAACGGGTCATAATTGAACGGGTCTTTGGTCAGGTCAAACAAAGGTTTCCAATACTTCAATCGAAGGTTCGGATTGCGACAGAGAGAGTCCCAACGTTAATCATAGCGTGCTTCACATTGCATAACGTAGCAAAATTTCTAAACGATGATGATTTCGATATTAATGAGATATCCAACGAGCTTTTCGATTTTGTTTCCGTTCCAGAAGCTACTGAAGCCGCCAGCACGACGCTTCATCTTGGAAAACGTCGACGAGATGCAATTGCTTCATTTATAAACGAGTGGgtgcaattttaaaaattcggatAATTCGTTCAGTTTGAACAATACGCTTTTTTGTCCGTGTcacttataattttttttttaatttgctcaTGAAAATATTATCGTTTAATATAAAAAGTCATTACATTACATCCTAGTCGTTAtcttttttaagaatttttaaCCTTAACATTGCAAtatcttgtttcaatttcattaACTTCATTTCTTCCGTGTGCTTTTCATTTTGCTGCTCAATGCTTAGCTCTTGCTGTTGCTTTAATAGTTGGTCCTGTGCGTGAATGAGATTCAGTTGCTCTTGAAGAACCGTTCTTTGCAGCTCTTCCAATTCGGtggttttttttctgcaaattaAACTGAAATTATACTATTTTACAGTTGGGCGTTATaagaatgatcaactcttcAAGAAAAGGGGAGGGAACGTTAGAATGCG
It includes:
- the LOC129717348 gene encoding uncharacterized protein LOC129717348; protein product: MDKNCRQEKSYLTRRESNENNFKSLYRFTREHVDFLAKTFLDDYNEIRGGALNNVQKMKCFLRYIGDPGFQVGVGEDLGFHQTTVCKTHWFVAKNILHTKERVIIERVFGQVKQRFPILQSKVRIATERVPTLIIACFTLHNVAKFLNDDDFDINEISNELFDFVSVPEATEAASTTLHLGKRRRDAIASFINEWVQF
- the LOC129720684 gene encoding DNA-directed RNA polymerase III subunit RPC3 encodes the protein MSIQLGKLCSCVVQQHFGEVVRIVADDLFAAVAKTLPMIVKSTQLSKSEVCRALAILLKFSLARFQLNKAGTATEYTLDYERVLMVLRYPRYVHLIQTKYGHESAILTEELLRAGCQTASYIILKATSISDVKDKNTITTLRQKFADMVSMNYFMRAPEPKPIDSNSELLMLDCEDPKLFQMPELDLRKLLDLQEGKTTIAPDEGIHWLVNLEKFHLDFRDAIMINAVERLIDANAAECLRFLLQLMYSRTKPWEMVSNPIPFVELKQLCEKKSSNLEMIKFLDQYVAVIESVNFVSKFGDMGGGQYTVNMKKIHEQLIWSCIENIITEKYGSKSARIFRVIRMKKYIEQEDIQKEAMVPAKDAKQLTYKLLEENFLQIQAFRKPGGGNAGAPKSFFLFYVNQTQIVSMLLEVCYKSLYNSITRSTHDKSVNKRLIEKSQRLDSIVEAMKERGESEEYIAEIQETLTPPEKEILQKVKIRVKSLYSAEIGIDETIFLLKLYQQYQKK